One Alteromonas sp. KC3 DNA segment encodes these proteins:
- a CDS encoding XdhC family protein yields MSNHINHLLNQWAALKDKHKWVLGFIYKTEGSCYRKAGAMMLFSDAGHQLGILSGGCLESDIVKKAHRVMTDGVSRTAVYDDEDEEDIAFKLGVGCGGVVYLALVPLNASNGYLALDEVNKRLCAGLHCQWQTNVAGTKGVCIAFEQDDELPSKAVLNDEHVLSVPMQPPVHLLVIGGGYDATFMAQLANHQGWLVSLWDPRPAQARVEHFPTVNYLIDDTSAEGLSLHMAEHNIQAAVLMSHHREVDAKALKVLSGHQLTYVAMLGPLHRKQEIIDLAEIENTDFCHHFASPAGFDIGGELPEHIALSVVSQCHAVFHGKPANLMKS; encoded by the coding sequence ATGAGTAATCACATAAATCACTTACTTAACCAGTGGGCTGCGCTTAAAGACAAGCATAAATGGGTGTTGGGCTTTATCTATAAAACAGAGGGCTCTTGCTATCGCAAAGCGGGCGCTATGATGTTATTTAGTGACGCTGGCCATCAGTTAGGCATACTAAGCGGCGGCTGCTTGGAAAGTGATATTGTAAAAAAAGCTCACCGTGTAATGACTGATGGCGTTAGCCGAACAGCAGTTTATGACGATGAAGATGAAGAGGATATTGCTTTTAAGCTTGGCGTTGGTTGCGGCGGTGTGGTCTATCTAGCACTTGTTCCGCTTAACGCATCAAATGGCTATCTTGCCTTGGATGAGGTTAATAAACGACTTTGTGCTGGTCTGCATTGTCAATGGCAAACGAATGTAGCGGGCACTAAAGGCGTATGTATTGCCTTTGAACAAGACGACGAATTGCCAAGTAAAGCGGTGTTGAATGACGAACACGTGTTGAGTGTGCCTATGCAACCGCCTGTTCACTTGTTAGTTATTGGTGGTGGGTATGACGCTACATTTATGGCACAACTTGCTAATCATCAAGGTTGGCTAGTGAGCTTATGGGATCCAAGGCCAGCACAGGCGCGAGTGGAACACTTCCCAACTGTGAACTATCTCATCGACGATACCAGTGCAGAGGGCTTGTCATTACATATGGCTGAGCACAATATTCAGGCCGCAGTGCTTATGTCGCATCACAGAGAAGTTGATGCTAAAGCACTCAAAGTATTGAGTGGGCATCAACTTACTTATGTGGCTATGCTCGGACCATTACACAGAAAACAAGAGATAATTGATCTCGCCGAGATAGAAAATACGGATTTTTGTCACCATTTCGCCAGCCCAGCAGGCTTTGATATTGGTGGTGAACTGCCCGAGCATATAGCGCTGTCGGTAGTGTCCCAATGCCATGCTGTGTTTCATGGTAAACCAGCGAATTTAATGAAGTCGTAA
- a CDS encoding TonB-dependent receptor, with amino-acid sequence MKLSTHPTVIFGTLSCCLLSLPSAAQQQNIDETATLERIVVQAQKTPQNLQAIPVAVTALSNEDLVQTASRDIFDLQNYVPAFAAFQSQSVTNSGFSIRGIGTSAQNFGFESSVGLYVDGVYRSRQNALINDLVDISAVEILRGPQGTLFGKNTAAGAMTVTSVAPSHDGHNGFAEVMLGNDDLLRLSAASSFSLVDDVLALRFSGFTTQSDGFIQEEVSGQPLNNRNRSAIKAQVLYTPSNTISMRLIADYGELDERCCGALTYQNNLQANDVTGKFGTDALLSQPPFNATIYSKNQFFDYKTSLSQTPLSKMEDKGISLQVDVELDEKWDVVSISAYRAFDSLDTVDTDFSNADLLTATNDARQQSFSQELRLHFKSDALQAILGAYYFTQNLDLTFDTTTQSDFPSFFNAVGNELLPLANAINQLSNLSGGLIAPAAMPAPANTAFRHNADQEQDSIALFAQTDWTITDEFTLTTGLRFTHEEKRIDGEYFEQGPEINGLPQDPALWPNVPLAIQGLDAIGNALLSGNIPSSDALSTIEPFQQAGWGYFFLGSAAVLPRPALDARIEDDQLTGTLKLAYTPYENILTYTSVATGYKAGGTNTDRILPSLDPLFDAEKSRSVEIGIKHDFPQYGLRINAAAHYTRISDFQATTFTGSGFNLQNAGDIVIKGLEVETTWLITSDTELHINAARTLARFDEFEKGTCWVAYTWHTEIDDPGRQTPSAPFCSRKGDRVGFEPENTLAIMLNHHFSYDSLLFVASVDYQYTGDVFLDDANDPYKYAGSYGLFNARLSMQIPQWDSEIIAWARNVFDEEYVARSGFDVPVQTGKIMAYPGAPKSVGVTFRKRF; translated from the coding sequence ATGAAGTTATCGACTCACCCTACAGTAATATTTGGCACGCTTTCATGCTGCTTACTCTCACTACCAAGTGCAGCTCAACAACAAAATATCGATGAAACCGCTACGCTTGAACGCATAGTAGTTCAAGCGCAGAAAACGCCACAAAATCTACAAGCTATTCCCGTGGCCGTTACCGCACTCTCAAACGAGGACCTAGTACAAACAGCATCTCGGGACATTTTTGACTTGCAAAATTACGTTCCAGCATTTGCCGCTTTTCAAAGCCAAAGTGTGACTAATTCTGGTTTCTCTATACGCGGCATTGGAACATCGGCACAGAATTTCGGCTTTGAATCGTCTGTCGGACTTTATGTAGATGGGGTGTATCGTTCAAGACAAAATGCGTTAATAAATGACTTAGTTGACATAAGTGCGGTAGAGATACTGAGGGGACCACAAGGCACCCTCTTTGGCAAGAACACAGCTGCTGGTGCTATGACAGTAACCTCTGTTGCTCCAAGCCATGATGGGCACAACGGCTTTGCGGAAGTCATGTTGGGTAATGATGATTTGCTAAGACTAAGTGCTGCCTCGTCGTTTTCGTTGGTCGACGATGTGTTGGCGCTGCGTTTCTCAGGCTTTACTACCCAAAGTGACGGTTTTATCCAAGAAGAGGTATCTGGCCAACCGCTCAATAATCGCAACCGTTCAGCTATTAAAGCCCAAGTGCTTTATACCCCTAGCAACACTATTAGTATGCGGCTAATTGCTGATTATGGAGAGTTAGACGAGCGGTGCTGTGGTGCGCTTACTTATCAAAATAACCTTCAAGCAAACGATGTCACAGGCAAATTTGGCACCGATGCCCTATTATCTCAACCACCGTTTAACGCAACGATTTACAGTAAGAACCAATTCTTTGACTATAAAACATCGTTATCGCAAACGCCTTTATCTAAAATGGAAGACAAAGGCATTTCATTGCAAGTTGATGTTGAGTTAGATGAAAAATGGGATGTTGTCAGTATTTCTGCCTATCGGGCTTTTGATAGCCTAGATACCGTTGATACTGATTTTTCTAACGCCGACTTACTTACCGCGACGAATGATGCAAGGCAGCAATCATTTTCTCAAGAATTGCGATTACATTTTAAAAGTGATGCTTTACAAGCAATACTAGGCGCATACTATTTTACACAAAACCTCGACCTCACCTTCGACACTACAACCCAAAGTGATTTCCCATCATTTTTTAATGCTGTTGGCAACGAACTATTACCTTTAGCTAACGCTATCAATCAATTAAGTAACTTAAGTGGTGGCTTAATTGCGCCAGCAGCTATGCCTGCACCTGCGAATACTGCATTTAGGCATAATGCTGACCAAGAGCAAGATAGCATTGCTTTATTCGCCCAAACAGACTGGACAATTACAGATGAATTTACACTCACTACCGGGCTTCGCTTCACGCACGAAGAAAAGCGCATTGACGGCGAGTACTTTGAGCAAGGCCCTGAAATAAATGGGCTACCACAAGACCCTGCTCTGTGGCCTAACGTACCATTAGCAATACAGGGCCTTGACGCAATTGGTAACGCACTCTTGAGTGGTAACATACCGTCTAGCGACGCATTATCAACTATTGAACCTTTTCAGCAAGCCGGATGGGGGTATTTCTTTTTGGGATCTGCAGCGGTGCTACCTCGACCTGCACTGGATGCGCGTATAGAAGATGATCAATTAACCGGTACGCTCAAACTTGCTTACACGCCTTATGAGAACATACTCACCTACACAAGCGTGGCGACAGGTTACAAAGCGGGAGGTACAAATACAGACCGTATTTTGCCATCGCTCGACCCGTTATTTGATGCGGAAAAATCGCGTAGTGTTGAAATAGGCATAAAACACGATTTTCCGCAGTATGGTCTGCGCATAAATGCAGCCGCTCACTACACGCGCATTAGTGATTTTCAAGCGACAACGTTCACAGGGAGTGGCTTTAATCTGCAAAACGCGGGGGATATTGTAATAAAAGGTCTTGAAGTTGAGACTACGTGGCTTATTACAAGCGATACAGAGCTTCATATTAATGCGGCACGTACCCTCGCACGGTTTGATGAATTTGAAAAAGGTACATGTTGGGTGGCTTATACATGGCATACTGAAATCGATGATCCGGGTCGTCAAACCCCTAGTGCTCCTTTCTGTTCTCGCAAAGGCGACCGCGTGGGTTTTGAACCTGAAAATACATTGGCCATTATGCTAAATCACCATTTTTCCTATGACAGTTTACTGTTCGTAGCAAGTGTTGATTATCAATATACGGGCGATGTGTTTTTAGACGATGCCAATGATCCATACAAATATGCGGGTTCTTATGGGTTGTTCAATGCTCGATTAAGCATGCAAATTCCACAATGGGATAGTGAAATTATTGCGTGGGCACGAAACGTGTTTGACGAAGAGTATGTCGCCAGAAGCGGATTTGATGTGCCTGTGCAAACAGGAAAAATAATGGCTTATCCGGGTGCACCTAAAAGTGTTGGTGTCACGTTCAGAAAGCGCTTTTAA
- a CDS encoding DsbA family oxidoreductase, producing the protein MQKVTVNMVSDVVCPWCIVGYERLQKAIKLVDGIEVDIKFHPFELNPNMDQAGQNLREHIMEKYGISEQQSADNRARLVQAGEALGFAFNFSDDSRMQNTFKAHQLIHFAASLGAEEAMKLRLFKAYFTEGKNINDIDVLVEEATQVGIEPASAREVLMLEQYAQQVRQEENLWLQRGVQSVPTFVIGNQGVAGAQEPETLAAFIKQAANAQ; encoded by the coding sequence ATGCAAAAAGTAACGGTTAATATGGTGTCGGATGTGGTGTGCCCATGGTGTATCGTGGGTTATGAACGTCTGCAAAAGGCCATAAAACTTGTCGACGGCATAGAAGTAGACATCAAGTTTCATCCCTTTGAGTTAAACCCCAATATGGACCAAGCAGGGCAAAACTTGCGTGAACACATAATGGAAAAGTACGGCATCAGTGAGCAGCAAAGCGCAGACAACAGAGCAAGGTTAGTGCAAGCGGGTGAAGCATTGGGCTTTGCATTTAACTTTTCTGACGACAGTCGAATGCAAAACACGTTTAAAGCGCATCAACTTATTCATTTTGCGGCATCGCTAGGCGCCGAAGAGGCGATGAAACTGCGCTTGTTTAAAGCGTATTTTACCGAGGGTAAAAATATTAACGATATTGATGTGTTGGTTGAAGAAGCTACTCAAGTTGGGATAGAACCAGCCAGCGCACGAGAAGTATTAATGTTAGAACAGTATGCACAACAAGTGCGACAAGAAGAGAATTTGTGGCTTCAACGCGGTGTGCAGAGCGTACCTACATTTGTTATTGGCAATCAAGGTGTAGCTGGCGCGCAAGAACCTGAAACGCTTGCTGCGTTTATTAAACAAGCGGCAAACGCACAGTAA
- a CDS encoding NADPH:quinone oxidoreductase family protein: MKAIVCEAFGPIDELQCKDVPDPVVKKGHVVVNVQAAGVNFPDGLLVQGLYQMQPDFPFIPGNEVAGTIAEVGEGVSHLAEGQRVIALSNLGGYAQKALIPATHVMPLPDPIDVTEGAALVTAHATAHHALKQRAKLQPGETLVVTGAAGGTGLAAVQIGKIMGAKVIAVCSTEEKLALAKEHGADILINYKEKDLKETLKEVTGGKGADVVYECVGGDTFHACSRSMAWEGRLLVVGFAGGEIPKFPVNLALVKGYSVMGVFWGSFTQHDPKGFADNMKELLTWYVQGKVKVVVDEALPLEQATKAMAKVMNREVKGKMVILP, from the coding sequence ATGAAAGCAATCGTATGTGAAGCCTTTGGCCCAATTGATGAACTTCAATGTAAAGATGTACCTGATCCGGTAGTTAAGAAAGGCCATGTTGTTGTTAACGTGCAAGCGGCAGGTGTTAACTTTCCCGATGGCCTTTTGGTACAAGGCTTGTATCAAATGCAGCCTGACTTCCCGTTTATACCCGGCAACGAAGTAGCCGGTACCATCGCTGAAGTAGGTGAAGGCGTCTCACATTTAGCAGAAGGGCAGCGAGTCATCGCGTTATCCAATCTAGGAGGATACGCACAAAAAGCATTAATTCCTGCCACACACGTAATGCCGTTACCCGATCCCATTGATGTTACTGAGGGCGCGGCGCTAGTTACTGCCCATGCAACTGCGCACCACGCGTTAAAGCAAAGAGCCAAGCTTCAGCCAGGCGAAACCTTAGTAGTTACTGGTGCCGCTGGTGGCACGGGTCTGGCTGCGGTGCAAATTGGCAAAATTATGGGAGCCAAGGTTATCGCGGTGTGTTCAACAGAAGAAAAGTTGGCTTTGGCGAAAGAACACGGCGCAGATATCCTAATTAACTACAAAGAGAAAGACTTAAAAGAGACGCTTAAGGAAGTGACTGGCGGTAAAGGTGCTGATGTGGTGTATGAGTGTGTGGGCGGTGACACGTTCCATGCATGTAGCCGCAGTATGGCATGGGAAGGACGTTTACTTGTTGTAGGCTTTGCTGGTGGCGAAATACCTAAATTCCCTGTCAACCTAGCGCTAGTAAAAGGTTATTCGGTAATGGGTGTTTTTTGGGGTTCATTCACTCAGCACGACCCAAAAGGGTTTGCTGACAATATGAAAGAACTGCTGACATGGTACGTGCAGGGCAAAGTGAAAGTTGTCGTTGACGAAGCCCTACCTCTTGAACAGGCCACAAAAGCCATGGCAAAAGTCATGAACCGCGAAGTGAAAGGCAAGATGGTGATATTGCCGTAG
- a CDS encoding acyl-CoA dehydrogenase family protein translates to MNFEYNEKTQALLDKLRAFMEQEVYPIEKEYIHAVENASGEARWKTPEMMQTLKQKAKDAGLWNLFLPEEYKPYGAGLTNAEYAPLCEEMGRVLFSSEIFNCSAPDTGNMEVLAKYGSDAHKKQWLEPLLNGEIRSAFAMTEPAVASSDATNIETSIKRDGDEYVINGRKWYTSGAMNENCKIMVVMGKTDFDAPRHQQQSQILVPMDTKGVTIVRPMSAMGYYDEPIGHAEVLFEDVRVPAENLLLGEGRGFEIAQGRLGPGRIHHCMRLIGCAQRALDMACERVEKRVAFGKPLSKQQSVRESIAKMYCDIEQARLLTLKAADKMDRYGNKISRDLIAAIKIVAPTMACNVIDEAIQMHGAAGTSQDFVLSAMYAYARTIKLADGPDQVHMMQLGRNLIAEKNA, encoded by the coding sequence ATGAATTTTGAATACAACGAAAAGACACAAGCGCTCTTAGACAAATTGAGAGCTTTCATGGAGCAGGAAGTATATCCCATCGAAAAGGAATATATTCATGCGGTAGAGAATGCCAGTGGCGAAGCGCGCTGGAAAACACCTGAAATGATGCAAACGCTAAAGCAAAAAGCGAAAGATGCAGGGTTATGGAATTTATTCTTACCTGAAGAGTATAAGCCGTATGGCGCGGGTTTAACCAATGCTGAGTATGCGCCACTGTGTGAAGAAATGGGGCGTGTGTTGTTTAGTTCAGAAATTTTCAACTGTAGTGCACCAGATACCGGCAATATGGAAGTGCTTGCAAAATATGGTAGCGATGCACACAAAAAGCAGTGGCTAGAGCCTTTATTAAACGGCGAGATACGTTCAGCGTTTGCAATGACCGAGCCTGCTGTTGCGTCAAGCGATGCAACGAATATTGAAACGTCAATAAAGCGTGATGGTGATGAATACGTTATCAACGGGCGTAAATGGTATACCAGTGGTGCAATGAATGAGAACTGCAAAATCATGGTGGTGATGGGTAAAACTGACTTCGATGCACCCCGCCATCAACAGCAGTCGCAAATATTAGTCCCTATGGATACAAAAGGCGTGACCATTGTGCGACCTATGTCTGCAATGGGATATTACGACGAGCCAATCGGGCACGCAGAAGTGCTGTTTGAAGATGTACGCGTGCCTGCTGAAAATCTACTGTTAGGTGAAGGTCGCGGTTTTGAGATTGCGCAGGGTCGTTTAGGACCGGGTCGTATTCATCACTGTATGCGTCTTATTGGCTGTGCACAACGCGCGCTTGATATGGCGTGTGAACGTGTTGAAAAACGCGTTGCCTTTGGTAAACCATTAAGCAAGCAGCAGTCTGTAAGAGAAAGCATTGCCAAAATGTATTGTGACATTGAGCAAGCAAGGCTACTTACGTTAAAAGCGGCAGATAAAATGGACCGCTATGGCAACAAGATATCTCGCGACTTAATTGCAGCCATTAAAATTGTTGCGCCCACCATGGCCTGCAATGTTATTGATGAAGCTATTCAAATGCACGGTGCAGCAGGTACAAGTCAGGACTTTGTATTATCGGCGATGTACGCCTATGCTCGTACCATAAAGCTGGCAGATGGCCCTGACCAAGTGCATATGATGCAGTTAGGCCGTAACCTGATTGCAGAAAAGAACGCATAA
- a CDS encoding phosphotransferase family protein: MSKETAKAAHAIDLSALNEYLSTACPEVGHATAADKFAGGQSNPTFKLTTDKGVFVLRRQPPGKLLKSAHAVDREFRVINALQGSDVPVPKAYHLCEDTNVIGSMFYIMAFVDGAIYWNSALPEIESTQTRTAMYDEMNRVLAALHSVDIEKAGLSDYGKPGSYFERQLSRWTKQYRASELEHIEEIESLITYLENNLPQDDGQVSLVHGDFRLDNMMFDMSDALHPHVVAVLDWELSTLGHPYADLAYQCMQLRLPSDIAHAAGLGGLDRAALGIPSEKAYIESYCQRRGIVGIENWTFYLAFSFFRLAAILQGVVKRAHDGNASSEKAMQLGAMVRPLAQIANQTIHQDA; the protein is encoded by the coding sequence GTGTCTAAGGAAACCGCAAAAGCGGCGCATGCCATTGATTTATCTGCGCTGAACGAATACTTATCAACGGCGTGCCCAGAGGTGGGGCACGCTACAGCCGCCGACAAGTTTGCTGGCGGCCAGTCAAACCCAACGTTTAAACTTACGACCGACAAGGGCGTGTTTGTTTTACGCCGTCAGCCGCCGGGCAAGCTGCTTAAGTCTGCCCATGCGGTTGACAGAGAGTTTCGTGTTATTAACGCGCTGCAGGGAAGTGATGTCCCCGTACCTAAAGCGTATCACTTGTGCGAAGACACCAATGTAATAGGCAGTATGTTTTATATTATGGCCTTTGTTGATGGGGCCATTTATTGGAATAGTGCGCTGCCGGAAATTGAATCAACACAGACGCGCACAGCAATGTACGATGAAATGAACCGGGTGTTGGCAGCACTGCACAGTGTTGATATTGAAAAGGCGGGTCTGTCAGATTACGGCAAGCCGGGAAGCTACTTTGAGCGTCAGTTAAGTCGTTGGACTAAGCAATATCGCGCTTCAGAACTTGAGCATATCGAAGAGATTGAATCGCTTATTACCTATCTAGAGAACAACTTGCCACAAGACGATGGTCAGGTGTCGTTGGTACATGGCGATTTCCGTCTAGACAATATGATGTTTGACATGAGCGATGCACTTCACCCGCATGTTGTTGCCGTACTCGACTGGGAGCTTTCTACGTTGGGTCACCCCTATGCCGACCTTGCTTATCAATGTATGCAGCTACGCTTGCCCAGTGATATTGCTCATGCCGCTGGGCTAGGTGGGTTAGACAGGGCTGCGTTAGGCATTCCAAGCGAAAAGGCGTATATCGAAAGTTATTGCCAGCGAAGAGGTATCGTTGGCATTGAAAATTGGACGTTTTATCTTGCCTTTAGCTTTTTCCGTTTAGCGGCTATTTTGCAGGGCGTGGTAAAGCGCGCCCATGACGGAAATGCATCGAGTGAAAAGGCAATGCAATTAGGTGCAATGGTGCGCCCACTGGCGCAAATAGCGAATCAAACCATACATCAAGATGCATAA
- a CDS encoding SGNH/GDSL hydrolase family protein has translation MIYFNVLVLNAFILLLMPILGIQAIWVRKKALRLPEPEGQREYDFNTDLLHCTDSMAKRTLMIVGDSAAAGVGAKSQDEALSGRISHLAPKGLLSRVSLHATTGLTSGDVVNLLTQIPAKSYCTALVSMGVNDVTKFVSLNAWRINIESMASLLKHKFNCQNIIFTALPPMHLFPVIPQPLRTILGIRAYLFNKVLQRYIAKSDSAQILRINIMEQGSTARSMKDSGVMAEDGFHPSSKGYAVWANQVVQLMIKDESGA, from the coding sequence TTGATCTACTTCAACGTTTTGGTGTTAAACGCATTCATTTTACTGCTGATGCCAATTCTTGGGATACAAGCGATATGGGTGAGAAAAAAGGCACTTCGTTTACCCGAACCTGAAGGACAGCGTGAGTATGATTTTAACACTGACTTGCTGCACTGTACTGACTCAATGGCCAAGAGAACGTTAATGATTGTGGGCGATTCCGCAGCAGCCGGCGTAGGCGCAAAATCTCAAGATGAAGCGCTCAGTGGCCGTATTTCACATCTAGCGCCCAAAGGGCTGCTTTCACGAGTGTCATTACACGCAACCACTGGGCTAACCAGTGGCGATGTCGTTAATTTGTTAACACAGATTCCAGCAAAGTCTTATTGCACAGCACTGGTGTCAATGGGCGTAAATGATGTGACTAAATTTGTCTCTTTAAACGCGTGGCGAATAAACATAGAAAGTATGGCATCGTTGCTTAAGCACAAGTTCAATTGCCAAAATATTATTTTCACCGCTTTACCGCCGATGCATTTGTTTCCAGTTATTCCGCAACCTCTGCGCACAATATTAGGGATTCGTGCCTACCTTTTTAACAAAGTGTTACAACGCTATATTGCGAAAAGTGATAGCGCACAAATTTTGCGTATCAACATAATGGAACAAGGCTCGACAGCAAGGTCGATGAAAGACAGTGGGGTGATGGCAGAAGACGGCTTCCATCCATCGAGTAAAGGTTACGCCGTTTGGGCAAATCAAGTGGTGCAGTTGATGATTAAAGATGAAAGTGGGGCGTAA
- a CDS encoding histidine phosphatase family protein — protein MTDIYLVRHGQASFGKENYDKLSELGAQQAHWLGDYFKHRDVTFDAVFMGDMVRHQETKEGIAAGIASDSHKLPEAIVNSGLNEFNFQAVAKAYLHRFPDEKVPEGASSSEYYRLLKKAMLAWSQDALEHAHLDETWKAFEQRVSNVLGALQQLDAKRILVVSSGGAIAMMLKQILGYSDAKVVDMNLQIRNASFSQCFANPRGIHLNNFNSVPHLDVIDRLHAITYS, from the coding sequence ATGACAGATATCTATTTGGTGCGCCACGGCCAAGCCTCTTTTGGAAAAGAAAATTACGACAAACTCAGTGAGTTAGGCGCTCAGCAAGCGCACTGGCTTGGCGACTATTTCAAACACCGTGACGTTACTTTTGATGCGGTGTTCATGGGGGACATGGTTCGCCATCAAGAAACAAAAGAGGGGATAGCTGCAGGTATTGCTTCTGATTCTCATAAACTGCCAGAAGCAATCGTAAATAGTGGGTTGAATGAATTTAATTTTCAAGCAGTTGCAAAGGCATACTTGCATCGCTTTCCTGACGAAAAAGTGCCAGAAGGGGCTTCGTCTTCTGAATATTACCGTTTACTAAAAAAAGCAATGCTAGCGTGGTCTCAGGATGCCCTAGAACATGCCCACCTTGATGAAACATGGAAAGCATTTGAGCAGCGGGTAAGTAACGTATTAGGCGCACTTCAGCAGTTGGATGCGAAGCGTATATTGGTTGTCAGTTCCGGTGGCGCTATTGCCATGATGTTAAAACAAATATTGGGCTACAGCGATGCGAAAGTCGTTGATATGAATTTGCAGATCCGCAACGCCAGCTTTTCACAATGCTTCGCTAATCCGCGAGGTATACATCTAAATAACTTCAACAGTGTACCTCACTTAGATGTGATAGACAGGTTACACGCCATTACCTATAGCTAA
- the hemN gene encoding oxygen-independent coproporphyrinogen III oxidase, producing MTTLQHKDNTQSFITKYAQHAPRYTSYPTALKFEPIDSDLLTLASDSSTTDELSLYVHIPFCKTLCYYCGCNKLVTRHNEKADDYLAYLEKEMVAKQVISANKKVVALHLGGGSPSFLSATQHTFLMYILKKHYAFSADAELSIELDPRNVDAAYLKTLKNLGYTRLSFGLQDTDYKVQHTINRVQSTAHIADLVFEARTLGFKSINLDLIYGLPNQTRDTFKTTIAATKAMQPDRISLFSYAHLPERFAAQRKFGDEILPSAELKAELYNFAVDSFKSVGYEMIGLDHFAKSSDTLAIAKNKGELHRNFQGYTTHGGSDLLGLGVSSISTIGNAFAQNPKALKEYYERLEANLPAATIGLTLSLDDLIRRDIISSLMCNLVLNKRAVEDKYAISFDNYFADALENLLPLEKDGLIELGSECIYVPEHARIYIRAICARFDAYLNTDAVLTRYSKAI from the coding sequence ATGACAACACTACAACACAAAGACAATACTCAATCTTTTATTACGAAATATGCTCAACATGCGCCACGGTATACTTCATATCCTACCGCATTAAAATTTGAGCCCATCGACAGTGACCTTTTGACACTTGCAAGTGACTCAAGCACTACAGATGAATTAAGTTTGTATGTTCATATCCCTTTTTGTAAAACGCTTTGCTATTACTGTGGCTGTAATAAGTTAGTCACTCGCCATAATGAAAAAGCTGACGACTATCTGGCTTATTTAGAAAAAGAAATGGTCGCAAAACAGGTAATTTCTGCCAACAAAAAGGTGGTTGCACTTCACCTCGGCGGCGGCTCCCCCAGTTTTCTAAGCGCGACACAACATACGTTTTTGATGTACATATTGAAAAAGCATTATGCTTTTTCCGCTGACGCGGAACTCTCTATTGAATTAGATCCTAGAAACGTAGACGCCGCTTATCTAAAAACACTTAAAAATCTCGGGTACACGCGATTAAGTTTTGGCTTGCAGGATACTGACTATAAAGTACAACATACAATCAATCGTGTGCAAAGTACTGCTCATATTGCCGATTTAGTCTTTGAAGCACGAACACTGGGTTTTAAGTCCATAAACCTCGACTTAATTTACGGTTTGCCCAACCAAACCCGCGATACCTTTAAAACCACCATTGCGGCAACTAAAGCCATGCAGCCAGATAGGATATCGCTGTTTAGCTACGCGCACTTACCAGAACGTTTTGCAGCTCAACGCAAGTTTGGCGACGAAATACTCCCAAGCGCAGAACTGAAAGCAGAGCTGTACAACTTTGCAGTAGATAGCTTTAAAAGCGTAGGCTATGAGATGATTGGACTAGACCACTTTGCAAAGTCGAGCGACACCCTGGCAATCGCCAAAAATAAAGGGGAGCTGCACAGAAACTTTCAAGGATACACTACCCACGGTGGTAGCGATTTACTTGGTCTAGGTGTATCGTCAATAAGTACAATAGGTAATGCGTTTGCCCAAAACCCCAAAGCATTAAAAGAATATTATGAACGGTTAGAGGCTAACCTACCAGCTGCCACCATAGGGTTAACACTGAGTCTAGACGACCTGATTCGCCGCGATATTATCTCAAGCTTAATGTGTAATCTTGTTTTAAATAAGCGCGCTGTCGAAGACAAATATGCAATTAGTTTTGATAACTATTTTGCTGATGCATTGGAAAACCTATTACCCTTAGAAAAAGACGGACTCATTGAATTAGGCAGTGAATGTATTTATGTGCCCGAGCATGCTCGCATTTACATACGTGCGATTTGCGCGCGCTTCGATGCTTATTTGAATACAGATGCTGTGCTGACGCGGTATTCTAAGGCTATTTGA